In Spirosoma pollinicola, the genomic window AGTAGCCGATGCCGTTCGTCGGAGCCGCGCCGGTATGCAGGACCCCAAACGGCCTATTGGCTCGTTTATCTTCCTTGGCACCACAGGTGTTGGTAAAACCGAAGTAGCTCGCACGCTGGCCGAATATCTGTTTAACGACGAGAACGCGCTGGTACGAATTGACATGTCAGAGTATCAGGAACGCCACGCCGTGAGCCGTCTGATTGGTGCCCCTCCGGGCTATGTAGGCTATGACGAGGGGGGTCAACTGACCGAAGCCGTTCGCCGGAAACCTTACTCGGTGGTGCTGCTCGACGAAATCGAAAAAGCACATCCCGATGTCTGGAACATTTTGTTGCAAGTGCTTGATGAAGGCCGTTTAACGGATAATAAAGGTCGTGTGGCGAACTTCAAGAACACGATCATCATCATGACCTCCAACATTGGCAGTCACCTGATTCAGGAGAAATTTGCCGAAGACGAAGGCTGGAACCATACACTGGTGCTGGAAGAAGCCAAATCGGCGGTGATGGAATTGCTTAAACAAACCATTCGCCCTGAGTTCCTGAACCGGATTGACGAAATCGTGATGTTCGAACCGCTGACGAAAGCGAACATCCGTAAGATTGTCGACATTCAGTTCCGTGGAATTAAGCAGCGACTGGCCGAAAACGGCATTCAACTCGATGCCACCGATGAAGCCCTGGATAAACTCGGCGAAGAAGGATTCGACCCGCAGTTTGGTGCCCGCCCGCTCAAACGGGTGTTACAACGCCGGATACTGAACGAACTGTCGAAAAGCATCCTATCGGGTGAAGTCAAGAAAGACTCTGTCGTGCTGATGGAGTTGAGCCACGACGGTGAGATTGCTTTCACCAATCTGGATGCCGAGATTGAAAACCTGTAAATGATAGATAGACAGAGAAGCCCGGTTGCTGAAAAGTGGCCGGGCTTTTTTTATCTCTAATCTGCTTATATTTGTTAGCAACCAATAATTAGTACGTTTATGCTAAACGTTCAATACGTTACCGATACCAAGGGCAAGCCACTTTATGTACAAGTACCTGTTAAAGAGTACGAAAAACTGTTGGCTGATGCGGAAGAATTAGCCGACATTACAGCCTATAAAAAAGCCAAAAAGAAAGCAGGTAAAGTTGTGCCGTTTGACGAAGCCTTTCGTGAAATTGAAGCTTATCACCGCGAACAAGCTTCATAATGTATAGGATTGTTATTACCGAGTATGCGCTACGGCAACTAAAGAAAATCAATATGCAAATGATTGCTTCGCTTAAAGAAGCAATTGCAGACTTAGCGCAAAATCCCAGACCACATAATCATATTAAGTTAACCAATATTGATGCGTACCGCATTCGAGTTGGCAACTATCGTATCATTTATGAAATCCAGGACAGTGTATTGACCATTACGGTAGTTGAAATCGCTGACCGAAAGCAAGCTTACAAGAAAAAATAGCACTCACTTACAACTTCACAATCCGCTTCGTGGCCGGTCGGCTCCCAACTCGAATTTGCAGTACATATACGCCCGCTGGTACCTCTACTCAATACAGTGCAAGCCCGACTATTTTGACAACCCATCTCGTTTTGCACGGTCACGCACCCGCTGGGCGCGCGCCTTACTATCAGGGTGCGTTGAGATAATGGACGCGATACGCCCTCCCTGTGCTCCACCGCCCTGCTTGGCCAGTTTCTCAAACGACGTAGCCAAGGCTAAAACACTATAGCCATTGCGTTTCAAAAAATCGTAGCTGTAATCATCGGCTTCGGTCTCCTGCTGACGGCTATACTTAGCGTCCCACAAGTAGTTAGCAACCCCGGCCAATTGCGATTGAGCCAGTTTCCCCACCGTACCAGAACCCGAAGCTAAGGCATCGCGTAAAGCCGACGTTTGAAGTCCCCTTTTCATAGCATCTTTGGAGTCGTGGTTAATAACGTGTCCAATTTCGTGTCCCATAACGGCCAGCAATTCGTTGTCGGTCATCATATCCATCAGGCCTTTAAACACACGTACACTACCATCGGCAGTAGCAAATGCATTTACATCGGGCACTTTATACACCTTGAAATTGAGGGGTAACCCACCAATAGTATGATGGCGGCTAACGATTTTATTTAGTCGAAGCGTATACGGATCATTAGCGTCGGCCACCGGATTTTTGGCATCCATCTCCTTGATCGCCTGCCGGGACACCTCGGCAACCTGCGCATCTGATACAGTAGCCGAACTAACCGCTTCCATCAATGCCTGCATCAGGCTGGGTTTGGTATTCGTTTGCGCCTGACTTACCAATGGAAGCCAAACGACTATAAAAAATAAGCTTTTTGTGTAGTTCATACGTTGTGTTATTCTTTACCTGAAATCTGTGTTATTCGTAAATGGATTTTCTCTATTGACTCGTTTAACAGACAAAAGTTTATTTGACCGATAGAATTACACAGATTTAGCGTCTTCATAATCCATTTATTCATGAGAAAATTATGACTTGGTCAACCTCAAATCAACACTAGTTCCATTTGCAGTCTAGTGACTCAAATGGCAACTTTATAGTATCTTGCCTACTCAAGATTGCTATTGGTCCATTAAAGCGTTTTAAATGCCATGCCACTAGATGAAGAGCTAGCAAATACCCTTAGGTATTATTTCGTGCATCAACCTGTCAAACGGGCCTATGTTTTTGGCTCTGTAGCACGTGGAGAAGCTACTTCGCAAAGCGATATAGACGTATTGGTTGAGTTTGACAAAGGGGCAACGCTGTTCGATCAGGCCAGGATGTCATGGCAATTAGAAGACTGTTTACACCGAAAGGTGGACGTAATAGCAGAGAGTGGGCTTTCTCATCATATTCGCCCATTCATATATCGTGATCGTATTCTGGTTTATGAAAAATAACCTGGGCGATAGGCAACGAATTGATCATATATGCGAAGCAATAATGCATATCCAGAATTTTACTGTGAATGTTGATTATGATGCGTATCTAGCTAATCTAAAAAATTCCCTGGTGATTCCACCATATTCTATTAACCAAGATATACTTGTCGATGAAAGATCAATCACGGAGAAGTTTTGTTAAGAAAAGCGTCGCGGCTGGCATGGGAGCCAGTTTGCCTACCTTATCAGCAGCCCCAAAGGAAATGTTTGTCCACCACGTTTTCTTCTATTTGAAAAATGTTGGCAATGAAGCCGATAAAGCCAAATTACTGGAAGGCTTAAACAAACTAGCCAAATGCCCAACCATCAAAATGGTACACATTGGCACGCCCGCAGGCACAACCCG contains:
- a CDS encoding type II toxin-antitoxin system RelE family toxin, encoding MYRIVITEYALRQLKKINMQMIASLKEAIADLAQNPRPHNHIKLTNIDAYRIRVGNYRIIYEIQDSVLTITVVEIADRKQAYKKK
- a CDS encoding M48 family metallopeptidase, which produces MNYTKSLFFIVVWLPLVSQAQTNTKPSLMQALMEAVSSATVSDAQVAEVSRQAIKEMDAKNPVADANDPYTLRLNKIVSRHHTIGGLPLNFKVYKVPDVNAFATADGSVRVFKGLMDMMTDNELLAVMGHEIGHVINHDSKDAMKRGLQTSALRDALASGSGTVGKLAQSQLAGVANYLWDAKYSRQQETEADDYSYDFLKRNGYSVLALATSFEKLAKQGGGAQGGRIASIISTHPDSKARAQRVRDRAKRDGLSK
- a CDS encoding nucleotidyltransferase family protein, which gives rise to MPLDEELANTLRYYFVHQPVKRAYVFGSVARGEATSQSDIDVLVEFDKGATLFDQARMSWQLEDCLHRKVDVIAESGLSHHIRPFIYRDRILVYEK
- a CDS encoding Dabb family protein; translation: MKDQSRRSFVKKSVAAGMGASLPTLSAAPKEMFVHHVFFYLKNVGNEADKAKLLEGLNKLAKCPTIKMVHIGTPAGTTRTVIERAYTYSWLCFFDSAADEEAYQKHPIHDDFRNNYASLWEKVVIYDSVGPKR